The following proteins are co-located in the Polymorphospora rubra genome:
- a CDS encoding carbohydrate-binding module family 20 domain-containing protein translates to MIAAPRARDRARSRTRLGAALAVAALALTTGLVVTGAATGPPARAAAPGDRKVTAVLFEWRFDSIARECRETLGPKGYGYVQVSPPQEHIQGHQWWTSYQPVSYRIAGRLGDRAAFANMVAACRGAGVKVIVDAVINHMSAGSGTGTGGTAYTKYNYPGVYQVQDFHSCRTAINNYRDRYDVQNCELVGLSDLDTGSDYVRGRIAGYLNDLLSLGVDGFRIDAAKHMAAGDLAAIRSRMSNPNAYWVQEAIYGAGEAVSPSEYLGSGDVQEFRYARDLKRVFQNERLAHLNNFGEAWGYMPGNQAGVFVDNHDTERGGDTLSYKNGAQYTLAGVFMLAWPYGSPHVHSGYEFTDRDAGPPNGGTVNACYADGWKCQHKWQQIANMVGFRNAAGDAGVTNWWDNGNDQIAFGRGNRAYVAINAEGGTLNRTFQTSLPAGTYCDVQHGDPTPGGGCTGTTYTVNSSGQFTASIPANDAVALYVGATGQPNPNPTTPPPAGTSGATFAVNATTSWGQNIFVVGNVPGLGSWNPAAALPLSSTTYPVWRREVDLPAGTNFQYKYIRKEGGSVTWESGGNRTATVPASGRVSLDDTWRN, encoded by the coding sequence GTGATCGCAGCCCCGCGTGCCCGCGACCGGGCCCGCTCCCGTACCCGGCTCGGCGCCGCCCTCGCCGTGGCCGCCCTCGCCCTCACCACCGGCCTCGTCGTCACCGGCGCGGCCACCGGACCGCCCGCCCGGGCGGCCGCCCCCGGTGACAGGAAGGTCACCGCCGTCCTGTTCGAGTGGCGGTTCGACTCGATCGCCCGCGAGTGCCGGGAGACCCTCGGCCCCAAGGGCTACGGCTACGTCCAGGTGTCCCCGCCCCAGGAGCACATCCAGGGCCACCAGTGGTGGACGTCGTACCAGCCGGTCAGCTACCGCATCGCCGGCCGGCTCGGCGACCGGGCCGCCTTCGCCAACATGGTCGCCGCCTGCCGGGGCGCCGGCGTCAAGGTGATCGTCGACGCGGTGATCAACCACATGAGCGCCGGCTCCGGCACCGGCACCGGCGGCACCGCCTACACCAAGTACAACTACCCCGGCGTCTACCAGGTCCAGGACTTCCACTCCTGCCGGACCGCGATCAACAACTACCGGGACCGGTACGACGTGCAGAACTGCGAGCTGGTCGGGCTGTCCGACCTGGACACCGGCAGCGACTACGTCCGCGGTCGGATCGCCGGCTACCTCAACGACCTGCTGTCGCTCGGCGTCGACGGGTTCCGGATCGACGCCGCCAAGCACATGGCGGCCGGCGACCTCGCGGCGATCAGGTCCCGGATGTCCAACCCGAACGCCTACTGGGTGCAGGAGGCGATCTACGGCGCCGGCGAGGCCGTGAGCCCGAGTGAATACCTGGGCAGCGGTGACGTACAGGAGTTCCGCTACGCCCGTGACCTGAAGCGGGTGTTCCAGAACGAACGGCTCGCCCACCTCAACAACTTCGGCGAGGCCTGGGGCTACATGCCGGGCAACCAGGCCGGCGTCTTCGTCGACAACCACGACACCGAGCGCGGCGGCGACACGCTCAGCTACAAGAACGGTGCCCAGTACACGCTCGCCGGCGTCTTCATGCTCGCCTGGCCGTACGGGTCGCCGCACGTGCACTCCGGCTACGAGTTCACCGACCGCGACGCCGGACCGCCGAACGGCGGCACGGTCAACGCCTGCTACGCCGACGGCTGGAAGTGCCAGCACAAGTGGCAGCAGATCGCCAACATGGTCGGCTTCCGCAACGCCGCCGGCGACGCGGGCGTCACGAACTGGTGGGACAACGGCAACGACCAGATCGCCTTCGGACGCGGCAACCGGGCGTACGTCGCCATCAACGCCGAAGGCGGCACGCTGAACCGTACGTTCCAGACCTCGCTGCCGGCCGGCACCTACTGCGACGTCCAGCACGGCGACCCGACCCCGGGCGGCGGCTGCACGGGTACGACGTACACGGTGAACTCGTCCGGCCAGTTCACCGCCAGCATCCCCGCGAACGACGCGGTCGCGCTGTATGTGGGCGCGACCGGACAGCCGAACCCGAACCCGACCACCCCGCCACCGGCCGGGACCAGCGGCGCGACGTTCGCGGTGAACGCGACCACCAGTTGGGGGCAGAACATCTTCGTCGTCGGCAACGTGCCCGGCCTGGGCAGCTGGAACCCGGCGGCGGCGCTGCCGCTGTCGTCGACGACCTACCCGGTGTGGCGGCGCGAGGTCGACCTGCCGGCCGGCACCAACTTCCAGTACAAGTACATCCGCAAGGAGGGCGGCTCGGTCACCTGGGAGAGCGGCGGCAACCGCACCGCCACCGTCCCCGCCTCGGGTCGCGTGAGCCTCGACGACACCTGGCGCAACTGA
- a CDS encoding mechanosensitive ion channel family protein — protein MRDQLAIPQVDIRGGFNDAVGDIVRFVPRAIAFIAILVIGWIIARLLARAVNGILERVGFDRAVERGGVKRALERSKYDASDIVAKLVFYAGVLFTLQLAFGVWGPNPVSTLINNIVGWLPRAVVAVIIVVVASAIASAVRDLLSSAVGGLSYGRILADVAGWFIVALGVIAALNQIGVATTVTTPVLIAVLATVGGVIVVGVGGGLIRPMQSRLERALQKAETETGRGGVPQPGAAAERGGMERGGMEHGAARQPEPAGMAGGQGDGRSGDGMRRPHSQPAGRH, from the coding sequence ATGCGTGATCAACTAGCCATACCCCAGGTGGACATCCGCGGCGGATTTAATGATGCCGTGGGTGACATCGTGCGATTCGTCCCGCGGGCGATCGCCTTCATCGCCATCCTGGTCATCGGGTGGATCATCGCCCGGCTGCTGGCCAGGGCCGTCAACGGCATCCTGGAGCGGGTCGGCTTCGACCGCGCCGTCGAGCGCGGGGGCGTCAAGCGGGCGCTGGAACGCAGCAAGTATGACGCCTCGGACATCGTGGCGAAGCTCGTCTTCTACGCAGGTGTGCTGTTCACGTTGCAGTTGGCGTTCGGGGTCTGGGGCCCCAACCCGGTCAGTACCCTGATCAACAACATCGTCGGCTGGCTGCCGCGCGCGGTGGTCGCCGTGATCATCGTGGTGGTGGCGTCGGCCATCGCCAGCGCCGTACGTGACCTGCTGTCCAGCGCGGTCGGCGGGCTGTCGTACGGCCGGATCCTGGCCGACGTGGCCGGCTGGTTCATCGTCGCGCTGGGTGTGATCGCCGCGCTCAACCAGATCGGGGTGGCGACCACCGTCACGACCCCGGTGCTGATCGCGGTGCTCGCGACCGTCGGTGGTGTGATCGTCGTCGGCGTCGGCGGCGGCCTCATCCGGCCCATGCAGTCCCGTCTGGAGCGGGCGTTGCAGAAGGCGGAGACGGAGACCGGTCGCGGCGGCGTGCCGCAGCCCGGCGCGGCGGCGGAGCGTGGCGGCATGGAACGTGGCGGCATGGAACATGGTGCGGCGCGGCAGCCCGAGCCGGCCGGCATGGCGGGCGGCCAGGGTGACGGCCGTAGCGGCGACGGGATGCGGCGGCCACATTCCCAGCCGGCGGGTCGGCACTGA